A portion of the Nitrospira sp. genome contains these proteins:
- the nuoL gene encoding NADH-quinone oxidoreductase subunit L, whose amino-acid sequence MTYELIPLLPFASFLILGLGGHWIRDKAHFIAVPAVAVSLLLSLFALLDVADGHHTTLPLYTWLNSGTLNVHLGLTIDRLTVAMLILVTGVSTLVHVYTIGYMAGEPGYARFFSYIALFTFSMLMLVLADNFLQLFVFWEAVGLCSYLLIGHWYERPSACAAATKAFIVNRVGDFGFILGLLLVWLTFGSLDYSEVFARAKASDGATLNLLHSFGGQWDVPTLTVICLLLFVGAVGKSAQVPLHVWLPDAMEGPTPISALIHAATMVTAGVFMVARLAPLYDLAPAAGVVVAVVGGTTMVLGATIALTQTDIKRVVAYSTMSQLGYMMMACGLGAYAAGMYHLLTHGAFKALLFLGCGSVIIALHHEQDMRHMGGLKDKLPVTYWTFLIGSLALAGFPLTAGFFSKDALLVSAWASGPLGQLLALFGLLTALLTAFYSFRLVFVTFWGSSHVDAHHASAVHEPSPTMTVPLVILAIFSIAAGYLGIPAFLEPMFAGGGADAHHGGSALAIMLTATLTGVLGIAGAYYVYVANPELPNRWAGQWASLYQLSLNKWYVDEAYDRAIVTPTVTAARELWKRVDVDVIDGAVNGVGRAIAWGGWVLRLIQSGQTQHYALGMALGVVVMVTVFLMW is encoded by the coding sequence ATGACCTACGAACTCATCCCGCTCTTGCCCTTCGCCTCCTTCCTGATCCTCGGCCTCGGCGGCCATTGGATCCGGGACAAGGCTCACTTCATCGCCGTCCCGGCGGTCGCGGTCTCGCTCCTGCTGTCTCTGTTCGCCTTGCTCGACGTCGCCGACGGGCATCACACGACACTGCCGTTGTATACCTGGCTCAACTCCGGCACGCTGAATGTGCATCTGGGTCTGACCATCGACCGGCTCACCGTCGCCATGCTCATCCTCGTGACGGGCGTCAGCACGCTGGTTCACGTCTACACGATCGGCTACATGGCGGGAGAACCGGGATACGCCCGCTTCTTCAGCTACATCGCGCTGTTCACTTTTTCCATGCTGATGCTGGTCCTGGCCGACAATTTCCTGCAGCTGTTCGTCTTCTGGGAAGCGGTCGGGCTCTGCTCCTATCTGCTGATCGGCCACTGGTACGAGCGGCCGTCCGCCTGTGCCGCCGCCACCAAGGCCTTCATCGTCAATCGCGTAGGGGATTTTGGGTTCATCCTGGGTTTGCTGCTGGTCTGGCTCACGTTCGGCTCGCTCGACTATTCCGAGGTCTTCGCCCGCGCGAAGGCCTCGGACGGCGCGACGCTGAACCTCCTGCATTCCTTCGGCGGGCAGTGGGACGTTCCGACGTTGACGGTCATCTGCCTGCTGCTCTTCGTCGGCGCGGTCGGCAAATCGGCGCAGGTCCCCCTGCACGTGTGGCTGCCGGACGCCATGGAAGGGCCGACGCCCATCTCCGCGTTGATCCATGCGGCCACGATGGTGACCGCGGGGGTGTTCATGGTGGCGCGCCTGGCCCCGCTCTACGACCTCGCCCCCGCGGCCGGCGTCGTGGTGGCCGTCGTCGGCGGGACGACGATGGTGCTGGGAGCCACGATCGCGCTCACCCAGACCGACATCAAGCGGGTCGTGGCGTATTCGACGATGAGCCAGCTCGGCTACATGATGATGGCCTGCGGACTGGGCGCGTACGCGGCCGGCATGTACCATCTCCTCACCCATGGGGCGTTCAAGGCGTTGCTGTTCCTAGGTTGCGGCTCCGTCATCATCGCGCTCCATCACGAGCAGGACATGCGGCACATGGGCGGCCTCAAAGACAAGCTGCCCGTCACCTACTGGACGTTTCTGATCGGCTCGCTGGCCTTGGCCGGATTTCCTCTCACCGCCGGTTTTTTCAGCAAGGACGCGCTCCTGGTGTCCGCCTGGGCTTCCGGACCGCTGGGGCAGCTGCTCGCCCTCTTTGGACTGCTGACGGCTCTCCTGACCGCGTTTTACAGTTTTCGATTGGTGTTCGTGACGTTCTGGGGCTCGTCGCATGTCGATGCGCATCACGCCTCCGCCGTCCACGAACCTTCGCCGACCATGACGGTGCCGCTGGTGATCCTGGCGATCTTCAGCATCGCTGCCGGCTACCTGGGCATTCCCGCGTTCCTCGAACCGATGTTCGCCGGCGGCGGAGCCGACGCCCATCATGGCGGCTCGGCGCTGGCCATCATGCTGACCGCAACCCTGACCGGAGTGCTCGGCATCGCAGGGGCCTATTATGTGTACGTCGCCAACCCGGAACTCCCGAATCGATGGGCGGGGCAGTGGGCGTCGCTGTATCAGCTGTCCCTCAACAAATGGTACGTCGACGAAGCCTACGATCGCGCCATCGTCACGCCGACCGTAACCGCCGCGCGCGAACTGTGGAAGCGCGTGGACGTCGACGTCATCGACGGCGCGGTCAACGGCGTGGGCCGCGCGATCGCCTGGGGAGGTTGGGTGTTGCGGCTCATTCAGAGTGGACAGACCCAGCACTACGCCTTGGGCATGGCGCTGGGCGTGGTCGTGATGGTGACCGTGTTTCTCATGTGGTAG
- a CDS encoding VOC family protein, with protein MRIVKFLHTRMRVSDLDRTIRFYTEVLGLDVLQRKTSPRGSQLAFLRVPNSDELIELTSFPPSGPVHVQADLVHLAFQVDNLEDTIAALGAKGVPITDGPTTTSSGSRFIFIDAPDGYEVELIERPAGVNIV; from the coding sequence ATGCGTATCGTCAAGTTTCTCCACACCAGAATGCGCGTCAGCGACCTGGACCGGACGATCCGGTTCTATACGGAGGTCCTGGGCCTGGACGTGCTGCAACGAAAGACATCCCCTCGTGGTTCGCAACTGGCGTTTCTGCGGGTGCCCAACAGCGACGAACTGATCGAGTTGACGAGCTTCCCGCCCAGCGGCCCGGTCCACGTGCAGGCAGATCTCGTCCATTTGGCCTTCCAGGTCGACAATCTGGAGGACACGATCGCCGCGCTCGGCGCCAAGGGTGTGCCGATCACGGACGGGCCCACCACCACGTCGTCGGGCAGCCGGTTCATCTTCATCGACGCCCCGGACGGCTACGAGGTGGAGCTCATCGAGCGGCCGGCCGGCGTGAACATCGTGTAA
- a CDS encoding polysaccharide deacetylase family protein codes for MSKHAACVGLALAPALILFTAGASALAQVITSGPAFCPGVALTFDLCPVRGAGGYDQRLIDYLVEHRIAATFFMSGTWMAKHEERVRELLAVPFFEVGTHGQVHAHLPTRSPEGQKQEILGPVTLLKTKYDRRAPLFRPPYGEYNAETVDLVKALGLRFILWSVVSGDPDPALSADQIERRLSRLTKQGSIIVMHANGKGAHTYEVVTRLYEQILPQRHLTPMTVSDVLTCAPAVP; via the coding sequence ATGTCGAAGCATGCCGCATGCGTCGGTCTGGCCCTCGCTCCGGCGCTGATACTCTTCACCGCCGGTGCCTCGGCCCTTGCCCAGGTCATCACGTCCGGGCCGGCGTTCTGTCCCGGCGTCGCGCTCACTTTCGACCTCTGTCCAGTGCGCGGGGCCGGCGGCTACGATCAACGACTGATCGACTATCTGGTCGAACATCGAATCGCCGCGACCTTTTTCATGTCCGGCACCTGGATGGCAAAGCACGAAGAGCGGGTCAGGGAACTGCTCGCGGTCCCGTTTTTCGAGGTCGGGACGCACGGGCAAGTCCATGCCCATCTCCCGACACGTTCGCCGGAAGGCCAGAAACAGGAGATTCTTGGTCCCGTCACGCTGTTGAAGACGAAATACGACCGCCGGGCTCCGCTCTTTCGGCCTCCCTACGGTGAATACAACGCAGAGACCGTGGATCTCGTGAAAGCTCTGGGGCTTCGGTTCATTCTCTGGAGCGTCGTCTCAGGCGATCCGGACCCGGCGCTGTCCGCGGACCAGATCGAACGCCGGCTGTCGCGCCTCACCAAACAGGGCAGCATCATCGTGATGCACGCCAACGGCAAGGGCGCGCATACCTATGAAGTCGTCACCCGCCTCTACGAACAGATCCTACCGCAACGGCACCTGACACCGATGACCGTCAGCGACGTCCTGACCTGCGCCCCGGCCGTTCCATGA
- a CDS encoding NADH-quinone oxidoreductase subunit N, which produces MTSFGPDLLVILPELIVIGAACLILVLDPLTEAPKKEWLAWISLGALALCIGLTGGQIGMLNLRVLAFNDLVVVDAYARFWKLLLYVVTGLTILMSMPYLKIERLQLGEYYGFMLLALSGMLVMVSGADLLTIYLGTELMSLSLYVMAGLKRSSPRSLEASAKYFVLGAFSSGLLLYGISLLYGATGGTKLASIASAIGTRGFEDPLLMVATVLLTVGFGFKLAVVPFHMWTPDVYEGAPTSVTAFMAVASKAASFAAFLRVFVEGLGGLRTDWSGLFLILCLATLILGNVVAIVQTNFKRMLAYSSIAHAGYALIGVVAAARGAGESGGASGLAAVMLYLVVYAFMTLGAFAMIGLFRRGGLEGENIEDFAGLAKRQPLAGFLMLVFMVSLAGIPPTAGFIGKFYVFMAAVEAGLTWLAVVAVIFAAVSAYYYMRVVMVMYMRELEPTTAEAPRLLPSPALSIVLACAAAGVIIFGLFPSTLASLALQSVLALK; this is translated from the coding sequence ATGACCTCGTTCGGTCCGGATCTGCTCGTCATCCTTCCCGAACTCATCGTGATCGGCGCCGCCTGCCTCATCTTGGTGCTCGATCCACTGACGGAGGCTCCGAAGAAGGAATGGCTCGCCTGGATCAGTTTGGGCGCGTTGGCCCTCTGCATCGGGTTGACGGGCGGACAGATCGGGATGCTGAACCTGCGCGTCCTCGCCTTCAACGATCTGGTCGTTGTGGACGCCTATGCCCGATTCTGGAAGCTGCTGCTGTACGTTGTGACGGGACTGACCATCCTCATGTCGATGCCCTATTTGAAAATCGAGCGGCTCCAACTCGGAGAGTACTACGGCTTCATGCTGCTGGCCCTGTCCGGCATGCTGGTCATGGTATCGGGCGCCGATCTCCTGACCATCTATCTGGGAACGGAGTTGATGTCGCTGTCGCTCTACGTGATGGCGGGACTCAAGCGTTCGTCGCCCCGCTCGTTGGAAGCCTCGGCCAAGTACTTCGTCCTGGGCGCGTTCTCCTCGGGGCTGCTGCTGTACGGCATTTCCCTGCTCTACGGAGCGACCGGCGGCACCAAACTGGCGAGTATTGCGAGCGCGATCGGAACCAGAGGATTCGAGGATCCGCTGCTCATGGTCGCGACCGTGCTGCTCACCGTCGGCTTCGGCTTCAAGTTGGCCGTGGTGCCGTTCCACATGTGGACGCCGGACGTCTATGAGGGCGCCCCGACCTCAGTGACCGCCTTCATGGCGGTCGCCTCAAAGGCCGCAAGCTTCGCCGCGTTCCTCCGGGTCTTCGTGGAAGGCCTCGGAGGGCTGAGAACCGACTGGTCCGGGTTGTTCCTGATCCTCTGTCTCGCCACGCTCATCCTCGGCAACGTCGTCGCCATCGTCCAAACCAACTTCAAACGCATGCTGGCCTACTCCAGTATCGCGCATGCGGGCTATGCGCTGATCGGCGTGGTCGCAGCCGCGCGCGGAGCCGGCGAGTCCGGCGGCGCCTCAGGGCTCGCCGCCGTCATGCTGTATCTCGTCGTCTACGCCTTCATGACGCTCGGGGCCTTCGCGATGATCGGCCTGTTTCGCCGGGGAGGCCTAGAGGGCGAAAATATCGAGGACTTCGCGGGTCTGGCCAAACGTCAGCCGCTGGCGGGGTTTTTGATGCTCGTCTTCATGGTCTCTCTCGCCGGTATTCCGCCGACGGCCGGGTTCATCGGAAAGTTCTACGTCTTCATGGCGGCCGTGGAGGCGGGATTGACCTGGCTCGCCGTCGTGGCCGTAATTTTCGCCGCCGTGTCCGCCTACTATTACATGCGGGTCGTGATGGTCATGTACATGCGCGAGCTGGAACCCACGACCGCCGAGGCTCCCAGGCTGCTTCCCTCTCCGGCGTTGTCCATCGTTCTGGCCTGCGCTGCGGCGGGCGTCATCATCTTCGGACTCTTCCCCAGCACGCTCGCGAGCCTGGCGCTGCAATCCGTCCTTGCCCTCAAGTAG
- a CDS encoding site-2 protease family protein, translating into MPTFEIGRALGIPIRVHLSWFLVFVFVSWTLATGYLPETLPGLSGQRYWGMGAAAALLLFLSVVLHELGHSYVAQRYQIPIGQITLFIFGGVAHMGKEPPSPRAEFLIAIAGPVVSLALGLLCLGGSIVAESVLHHSGAQGFAVLGGLLGIVNVNLGLFNLLPGFPLDGGRVLRAGLWAWGKNFHRATGQAATVGFLFGIVLAGFGALLIGGAVAGALDPSLAGNGGWLLFIGVFLSGAAWSARRQVGLRIMLDATRVRDVMIRNVVSISPGLSLQGAVDDFFVAYGFSGFPVTEYERIVGIVTADDVQAVPQALWAWKTVREIMRPSTEALFIPADWSVRQALDRMIQEGWDRLVVTEEGGPIGLITRSSVARFLQLRKS; encoded by the coding sequence ATGCCTACCTTCGAAATCGGTCGAGCCCTTGGTATTCCGATCCGTGTACACCTGTCGTGGTTTCTGGTCTTCGTGTTCGTCAGCTGGACGCTGGCCACGGGCTATCTGCCCGAGACCTTGCCCGGCCTCTCCGGTCAACGATATTGGGGTATGGGAGCGGCGGCCGCACTGCTGTTGTTCCTTTCCGTGGTCCTGCACGAGCTTGGCCACTCGTACGTGGCCCAGCGGTACCAGATTCCGATCGGGCAGATTACGCTGTTCATCTTCGGCGGCGTCGCCCACATGGGGAAAGAGCCGCCGAGTCCTCGGGCGGAATTTCTGATCGCCATCGCCGGCCCGGTCGTCAGCCTCGCGCTGGGCCTGTTGTGCCTCGGTGGGTCGATCGTCGCGGAGTCGGTGCTCCATCATTCCGGCGCGCAGGGATTCGCCGTGCTCGGAGGGTTGCTGGGCATCGTCAACGTCAATCTTGGGCTGTTCAATCTTCTCCCCGGTTTCCCCTTGGACGGAGGCCGTGTCCTGCGCGCCGGTCTGTGGGCTTGGGGGAAAAACTTTCATCGGGCGACCGGTCAGGCCGCGACCGTCGGATTCCTGTTCGGTATCGTTCTTGCCGGCTTCGGCGCGCTGCTCATCGGCGGCGCGGTCGCCGGCGCGCTGGATCCCTCCCTGGCCGGCAACGGCGGGTGGCTCCTGTTCATCGGCGTGTTTCTGTCCGGCGCGGCCTGGAGCGCCCGCCGTCAAGTCGGCCTCCGCATCATGCTCGACGCCACCAGGGTCCGTGACGTCATGATCCGCAACGTCGTGTCGATTTCTCCGGGCCTCTCCCTGCAGGGCGCCGTGGACGACTTTTTCGTCGCCTACGGATTCAGCGGATTTCCCGTGACGGAGTATGAACGGATCGTCGGCATCGTGACGGCGGACGACGTGCAGGCCGTCCCGCAGGCGCTGTGGGCGTGGAAAACCGTCCGCGAGATCATGCGACCCTCGACCGAGGCACTGTTCATTCCGGCGGACTGGTCCGTCAGGCAGGCGCTGGACCGGATGATTCAGGAAGGCTGGGATCGCCTGGTTGTGACGGAGGAAGGCGGTCCGATAGGGTTGATTACGCGGTCGTCGGTGGCCCGCTTTCTTCAATTGCGCAAGAGTTGA
- a CDS encoding YihY/virulence factor BrkB family protein yields MEIWRLLGSLIRSFLRHGCGSLAASLAFFSLLSLFPLVFLLLYGVSFVVSHDVIGGQVLLSFLKGFLPILGARLAEELQRVAEMETVRWLVFLSFAWFGTLVFYELDYTLNVVFDSTTQRHPLISIVISVTLLGVVGLLLIVSYVATQSVDILVAYAPRLWGLDFLALAAHDFFLTYTLPFALAFLTVTALYRYVPRRRPAWREAMIGALTFSLLWVAAKLLFITYRDYATVYTDLYGSLLEVVLLLLWLYYSASLFLFGAVVARSLQPRLQTTGVAALNRPPSAL; encoded by the coding sequence ATGGAAATCTGGCGACTGCTGGGCAGTCTCATACGGTCGTTTCTCCGGCACGGGTGCGGCAGCCTTGCCGCATCTCTGGCATTTTTTTCGCTGCTCTCTCTGTTTCCGCTCGTCTTCTTGCTGCTCTACGGCGTGAGCTTCGTCGTGAGCCACGATGTGATCGGAGGTCAGGTCCTCCTGAGTTTTCTCAAGGGCTTCCTGCCCATTCTCGGAGCACGGCTGGCGGAAGAGTTGCAGCGGGTGGCCGAGATGGAAACCGTGCGTTGGTTGGTCTTTCTATCCTTCGCGTGGTTCGGCACGCTGGTTTTCTATGAGCTCGACTACACGCTCAACGTCGTCTTCGACAGCACCACACAACGCCATCCGCTCATTTCCATCGTCATCTCCGTGACCTTGCTCGGGGTCGTCGGCCTGCTGCTCATCGTGTCCTACGTGGCAACCCAGTCCGTGGACATCCTGGTGGCATACGCGCCGCGCCTGTGGGGCCTGGACTTTCTGGCCTTGGCGGCGCACGACTTCTTCCTCACCTACACGCTGCCCTTTGCCCTGGCCTTCCTCACCGTGACCGCGCTCTATCGCTACGTCCCGCGCCGCCGCCCCGCCTGGCGTGAGGCCATGATCGGCGCACTGACCTTCAGCCTGCTCTGGGTCGCCGCCAAGTTGCTCTTCATCACGTACCGGGACTATGCCACGGTGTACACGGATCTGTACGGCTCCCTGCTGGAAGTCGTCCTGCTGTTGCTGTGGTTGTACTATTCGGCCAGTCTCTTCCTGTTCGGAGCCGTCGTCGCTCGTTCACTGCAGCCGCGGCTTCAGACGACCGGAGTCGCCGCCCTCAATCGGCCGCCATCCGCACTCTGA
- the dapF gene encoding diaminopimelate epimerase produces the protein MKNGFFRGHGLGNDYLVMDPKELTFSLTPRSIKRICDRNWGLGSDGILAIVPTRQADFGLRIFNPDGSEAEKSGNGLRIFARYLYATGRTKQTRFTVETKGGLVSIALHLDRHGDAASATVEMGRATFDPAALPCTLSAGELLREPIDAAGRSLRFTGVSVGNPHCVIFKPAGESWSREELLALGPALEHHAIFPKRTNVQLAVPTGPTHLFILIWERGAGETQASGSSSCAAASAAVRLGLVRSPVTVNMPGGALTIKVARDFGLTMKGPVAEVARGALSPSFVRGLK, from the coding sequence ATGAAGAACGGATTCTTTCGGGGACACGGCCTTGGGAACGATTATCTCGTCATGGATCCCAAGGAACTGACCTTCTCCCTGACGCCTCGTAGCATCAAGCGGATCTGCGACCGCAATTGGGGGCTCGGCAGCGACGGCATCCTCGCCATCGTCCCGACGAGGCAGGCCGATTTCGGCCTTCGTATTTTCAATCCGGACGGCAGCGAAGCGGAAAAGTCCGGGAACGGGCTTCGCATTTTCGCGCGTTACCTGTATGCGACCGGCCGCACAAAACAAACCCGCTTTACGGTGGAGACCAAGGGCGGCCTGGTGAGCATCGCCTTGCACCTCGACCGCCACGGGGACGCGGCCTCCGCCACCGTCGAGATGGGCCGGGCCACGTTCGATCCGGCTGCGCTCCCCTGCACGCTGAGCGCCGGCGAATTGCTCCGGGAGCCGATCGACGCGGCCGGACGTTCGCTCCGTTTCACCGGAGTCAGTGTAGGCAATCCTCACTGCGTCATCTTCAAACCGGCGGGCGAATCCTGGTCGCGGGAGGAGCTGCTGGCGCTCGGACCGGCATTGGAACATCACGCGATCTTTCCCAAGCGGACTAACGTGCAACTGGCCGTTCCGACCGGTCCGACTCACCTCTTCATCCTGATCTGGGAGCGGGGCGCAGGAGAAACGCAGGCGTCCGGTTCCTCTTCCTGCGCCGCGGCTTCCGCCGCGGTCCGACTGGGCCTCGTGCGATCTCCGGTCACCGTCAACATGCCGGGCGGAGCGCTCACGATCAAGGTCGCGCGGGACTTCGGCCTGACCATGAAAGGACCGGTCGCCGAGGTGGCACGCGGCGCGCTGAGCCCGTCGTTCGTGCGCGGGCTGAAGTAA
- a CDS encoding NADH-quinone oxidoreductase subunit M has product MTADFPWLTFLIFLPLAGAAALCLVKDESVKWVALGTTLADFAAALPLWWHFDAQSSQMQFVEHVAWITTPPIHYSLGLDGISLPLVLMTAALMPLCVLVSWTSITMRVRSFMATLLLMETAMIGVFAALDFVLFYVFWEAMLIPMYLLIGVWGGPNRLYAAIKFFLYTLAGSLLLLVAILVLYFYGGRTFDILALSQVTYPASLQIWLFLAFFAAFAVKVPMFPFHTWLPDAHVEAPTAGSVILASVLLKMGTYGFLRFSLPMLPDASRDMTAAMVLLSIVAIIYGAYMALAQADLKKLIAYSSVSHMGFVTLGIFVLNQQGIEGAVLQMVNHGITTGALFLCVGIIYERTHSRLIADNAGLAKPMPQYATLLVIFSLSSIGLPGTNSFVGEFLVLIGTVLWSKAATVMAALGIILAAVYMLWMVQRVAFGIPSPAQLPKLTDLNRREFAILAPLVVLVFWIGVYPNPFVNRMHASVTKTLDVMARTKVAPATHPSASAPTPAQVTTADLRTGEGRGR; this is encoded by the coding sequence ATGACGGCTGATTTCCCCTGGCTCACCTTCCTGATATTCCTGCCTCTGGCCGGAGCCGCCGCGCTCTGCCTGGTCAAGGACGAGAGTGTGAAGTGGGTCGCGCTGGGGACCACGCTGGCGGATTTCGCGGCCGCGCTGCCGCTCTGGTGGCATTTCGATGCGCAGTCGAGCCAAATGCAGTTCGTCGAACACGTCGCCTGGATTACCACGCCTCCGATTCACTACAGCCTCGGCCTCGACGGCATCAGCCTCCCGCTGGTCCTCATGACGGCCGCGCTGATGCCCCTCTGCGTACTGGTTTCCTGGACTTCCATCACCATGCGGGTCCGCAGCTTCATGGCTACGCTGCTGCTCATGGAGACCGCGATGATCGGCGTCTTCGCCGCGCTCGACTTCGTGCTGTTCTACGTGTTTTGGGAGGCCATGCTGATTCCGATGTATTTACTGATCGGCGTGTGGGGCGGGCCCAATCGCCTGTATGCCGCCATCAAATTCTTCCTCTACACGCTGGCGGGCAGCCTGCTGCTCCTGGTCGCCATCCTCGTCCTGTATTTCTACGGCGGACGGACCTTCGACATTCTTGCCCTCAGCCAGGTGACCTATCCGGCCTCGCTTCAGATCTGGCTCTTCCTGGCCTTCTTTGCCGCCTTCGCGGTGAAAGTACCGATGTTCCCGTTCCACACATGGCTGCCCGACGCCCATGTGGAGGCGCCGACGGCGGGCAGCGTCATCCTCGCGAGCGTACTGCTGAAGATGGGGACCTACGGCTTTCTCCGGTTCAGCCTCCCGATGCTGCCCGATGCCTCCCGCGACATGACGGCGGCGATGGTGCTGCTGTCGATCGTCGCGATCATCTACGGCGCCTATATGGCGCTCGCGCAGGCCGATCTCAAGAAGCTGATCGCCTACTCCAGCGTCAGCCACATGGGATTCGTCACGCTCGGGATCTTTGTACTGAACCAACAGGGTATCGAAGGTGCCGTTCTGCAGATGGTCAACCACGGCATCACCACGGGCGCCCTGTTCCTCTGCGTCGGCATCATCTACGAACGGACGCACAGCCGGCTGATCGCCGACAACGCCGGTCTGGCCAAACCGATGCCGCAATACGCGACGCTGCTCGTGATCTTTTCGCTCTCTTCGATCGGCCTGCCCGGCACCAACAGCTTCGTGGGGGAATTCCTCGTGCTGATCGGCACGGTGCTCTGGAGCAAGGCCGCGACGGTGATGGCGGCCCTCGGCATCATCCTCGCGGCTGTCTACATGCTCTGGATGGTGCAGCGCGTCGCCTTCGGCATCCCGTCGCCGGCGCAACTGCCGAAGCTCACCGATCTGAATCGGCGCGAGTTTGCCATTCTCGCCCCATTGGTGGTGCTTGTCTTCTGGATCGGCGTCTATCCGAATCCCTTCGTCAACCGCATGCACGCAAGCGTGACAAAAACCTTGGACGTGATGGCCCGGACGAAGGTCGCCCCGGCGACACATCCCTCCGCCTCGGCGCCAACGCCGGCGCAGGTCACCACCGCGGATCTTCGAACAGGGGAGGGCCGTGGACGATGA
- a CDS encoding GNAT family N-acetyltransferase yields MNPAAVRAMRPEDREPVIRLLLESDPWKRLGHTAADWDRYFSPLPPSRESYVVEQGGTAAGIAVVRQKFLLGDYLDLLGVAETARGLGLGSRLLAHVEALVFARAKNLFICVSDFNEPARRFYRKHGYQEIGAIPDLLIPGSAEVLLRKTTGPCMRE; encoded by the coding sequence ATGAACCCCGCCGCCGTCAGAGCCATGAGGCCGGAGGATCGCGAGCCCGTCATCCGCCTGCTGCTGGAGTCCGACCCATGGAAGCGGCTGGGGCATACCGCCGCCGATTGGGACCGCTATTTCTCTCCCCTCCCGCCGAGCCGCGAGAGCTACGTCGTGGAACAGGGCGGCACCGCCGCCGGCATCGCAGTCGTCCGCCAGAAGTTTCTCCTCGGCGATTATCTGGATCTCTTGGGCGTGGCGGAGACGGCCAGAGGTCTGGGCCTCGGATCTCGATTGCTGGCGCATGTCGAAGCGCTGGTCTTCGCCCGCGCGAAGAATCTCTTCATCTGTGTCTCCGATTTCAACGAACCGGCCCGACGGTTTTACCGGAAGCACGGTTATCAGGAGATCGGCGCGATCCCCGATCTTCTCATTCCCGGCTCCGCCGAGGTGCTCCTCAGAAAAACCACCGGACCCTGCATGCGGGAGTGA